From Amaranthus tricolor cultivar Red isolate AtriRed21 chromosome 4, ASM2621246v1, whole genome shotgun sequence:
gcttattaaggtacgtttttattataaatttttttatttggtgttgattttaaaatgtatgtcatgtatagtggtcgtttacacttaaactctacgaatatgtcgaatgtagttgttattcgaatttgatcttcataattaaaagtttgttcgagaatttgttgttgaatttaaaatgtatagtggtaatatatttatgaacatgatggtgatgttgattttgtatgtgttgttgtagaaatggattcatttcgtgtgactgttgtatgcttttggaatggttcaattcgatcaactagtaacaatgttaagtatgttgggggaagacgtaaactgtttgcatgcaattcaTACAtgaatttgaatgaatttaaacattttatatgctctaggattgggattgacactacaagaagtactgtcaatttaagttttaagtacaatcttagtggagatttgttagcttttccgcttgaggatgaggaggcgatagatgcaatgtgggtatattcaaggtctacccctagtccttctttagagttatatgtagaagaggtacccctagggaatgaagatatcaatgttgtggaaacaaatgcattcatgaatataacttcttctgctccttctcatacgcccttccctacccaagaaacccaaaatcccttaatgccatcttcctcttatccttctaatgaacccaatcaacttcaatttcaagtcacaaatgatgatactttgaacttagaagatacaaatgagccgtgggatgatgttaatagtgagagtaatgaattcgtagaAGCTCCGTCTGAGGatgatgtgggtgttgacgaggaggctctagctaatgacatgaccttagaaaacattccaacaatcgttgctcctacaccctatgcactggttccccctctagatgaacacattgaggacaactcttggaggtcttgggattgtgatacaacctacatcgacgaaggagagtttcaaaagggtatgatgtttgataacaaggatgcgttgttggacgctgttagattgtatcatattcgtaggaacgttgagaaccgaactgagacttcaaaagttcaaatcaaaccgtgctcacgttgaagtgtaagagagggtgtggttggaggcttagggctacgaagagctcctattcaccatcatgggagattgttacgtataaagggaagcatgggggttgtgtgttaagtactgaaaatgtgtcagctggacacattcatttgacatcttccgtgattaacaatcttattagaagttgtgttgctcaagacccatcaattaaggtctctgtcGTGTGTCAAATGgtaaaagaccaatttggtgtcgaagtgacctataagcgggcatggtgtgctaaacagcaagcccttctctccatctatggtacatgggaagattcttatcctcttcttccacgcttcttgaaGGCACTGCAAATTTCAAACCCCGGGaccgtagttgagtggttctttaaggaagataatgatgtcggTGTGTATGTacgtcctagtattagaactttccaacgcgtgttttgggctttccaacctatattgagggattcaagtattgcaaacccgttattgccattgacggaacacatttgtatggtaagtatcgccatacgttGTTGACTGCCATTAcccaagatgggaacaagggaatcttcccgcttgccttCGCCTTGGTCGAAAAAGAATGCATAGCcgcgtggtcttggtttatggcctgtgttcgtaagcatgtgatgcatagtccagggttatgcgttatttccgatagacatgcgggcattatagcaaccatggaggagccAGAATGGCAACCTCCGAATGCCCATCTAGGTTTTGCCTGCGCcatttgttaagtaacttcaaccgtcaaatgggtaacgtgaagttgaagaagatgtatggaaagactgcagagcaaagacaaccacataaggtcgtcgagggattgaaggccaTTGGTGTTGCTAATCGGGAAGCACTTTTTGGGATTGATGATGTTGGTGAAATGTGTAAATGGTCATTATGTCACGATGGAGGGTATAGGTATGGTGTtattaataccaacttagccgaagtattcaataacgtgatgaagggCGTGCGTTTCTTGCCTATAACAACTCTTGTGGAGTTCACCTTCTAtcgtgttaatgattattttgtcaAAAGACGCGAGAACGCAAACGCATGGCTAATTGGGAGAAATaagtacacttcacacgccactcgaattatcacccgtaacaccgagaaggcaaactaccatgagatcgtcgcatttgactacagacAAGGCCTTTTCTAAGTTAAGACTGgacgtggtaatagaggatccgccaagggtggtaaaatacaaagtgtggatatgagagagatgaaatgcacttgtaacaaaccctccatatatcacttaccttgttctcataTTCTTGCCGTATGTATTAAACGACACTTATCCTATGAGCGTTTCGCGGATTCCTGCTACATGACCCAGAGCTATGTCAACACATATGCATCCATATTCTTGCcgttgattgataagaggtcatggcctcaatacaccggtgttgaggtgctacacgatccagatcacattcgTGGATTAGGAAGACCTAAGTCCCGGAGGATCACGAACGAAATGGACGAAGGATCGCGGACACGCAACGCTTGTCGACAGTGTGGTAGTGacggtcacaacactagaacttgcacgtcaaggtaaacAGTACCTGTATTTGATTATATAAACGTAAAGattatcaaacaaataaataacataagtaaacaatttGAGTACTTGTTAATCATTTTTAGAATACGTAACGCTTACTTATTTTTGAATTGCAGGAGAGATGGATCtagcagctccaggccctcACGACCCTAGTGTCCTTACGATGCAGGCGAAACATAGGAGCAGTGTGCTATGGGATGTACAAGTTATTGAACTTACAAGGCATACTCCGAGGgacgcagtttcaacacttcattccggaAGTGACTGCGCCCGACACCAGTATGTACGAGTACGgttcatctcctcatcatgccgacgttcatcttgaggtggttgacttaacgtgcccgaactacggtgtcgggtcctcacagggtgccacatcatcacactatgtatcacctcccctacccgagcgtcatgcgactgcatcttactatcgtaggaggcgtcgtaaaccgtcacaattaGACCGGGTACAAGAGGAGGATTATCATTACAATAGTGTTTGTATATTTTGAagattagtgacattttgtatatattgaacactTGTACATATTCAGTATTTGTaacatattgacttttgtgtataatttgtaatatatgtgTACTTGTATATACTTTAATCGTATTATCAaacgtttattatgaatgaaatgatgttaagtactccgacttttcggcgatgaatcgttccgccaagaatgcagtatgaatttaatcaaaaacaaacaaacattcatattcaaatagggatgTTGCTATCggacattcaacacaatttcaatcatgttcaacaaactcatatcaaattacatacttcattcGATAAGTTAAACTAACGTCGCTAACTAAGaaggcttcttaaactttctcataatcctttcggtctcttctttcctatgcgcCATATCAttcatttgtctctttagattaaatacctcatctttaagctcttctttttccttttcaagccgtattattaagtctctctgccactttgtaccctccggagcaatccatctaaagtatgtgcatcctaatccgtcaaccaagtagaaagggcaagcaacaaattcacgccctggatcgaagttgctccaatctgtattaatctcaacttcataaccacaatcacaaagctcttcaatacaatgctcctttgacatctacataatacatataatatagcaacgtaagtgaactttcaaataaaatattaacatttaaaaattataagtaaaactaacataataccttatgttacctttacAAATTGAATGAAGAGAACAACAATGATGTAGAATTGATACAATGaagtatgggaaatgatggagctatttatagaacatcattacaacgACTATTTTCAAGTTCCTAACGGCTAATTTTCTGATTAACAATGGCTAGtttacttcaaaaaaaaaaaaaaaaatttaaaagccccaaagtcgctgttagtaacagcgactttggggttttaatttttcttttcttttcctctttcgctgttactaacagcgacttatccaaACCACTGGTTTGGATGtatggacgcttattttgggaaataagttttcatgaACCTTATTTTCggaattaagttgtttatttatcttatttttttcaaatactcTTAAGTATAACAGCCCAACATCTAAAATGTGGGCCCAAAACCCAAGAGGCCGAGATAGCGAGACCCTTGTTGAATCACGTGAGAATCACGAGACAAGTATTCTCTTATCCATCTTCATTATCTTCGTTACCTTACTTCATTTCTCTCCACTTCCAAAGGGGTTCACTACTCAGAGGAGGAACTAGGTATGTCTCCTTCCATTTAATCCTGCAATTCTTCCTTCAATTTTTATCTTTCATTGTTCCTATTTTCTGCAATTTAATCACTGCATTATCTGTAATTTCACCATACATTTAATCTTTCTTCATCAAACTCTTATAACTTTCAAAATTACTGCCTTTTCTCAGAATTTTTTGCTCAAAATTATGGTATCTTCTGGGTATATATctcaatatttttttgaaattttgaataattatgtGGGTTTAATGTAATAATTCCTCTTATATCTTATTAGAACATGGGTCTATTTTTTACTTGATTGAAGTTTCAAGTTTGCCTTTATTTTCTTGTATTTTCTGAAATTGTGTTTGTGTGGGCTAGTTTGGTGGTGCATTTTATAGTCAGTGCAATATGAATCTAAGAAATTGGTATTGGTCATTTCAATGTGAATTGTGGGCTAGTTTTTGGTTTAGTTTGGATGATTTACACTGTTAATATATCCATTTTTGAGTATTCTTGCTGAATTTTAAGCTCTCCTTGTCAATTTTATCGCCTCGTTTGGTAATTATCCATCTCTAAGCACAAAAATATGATCTAATTGTTGCCATTTTGctcttttttttcttcctaAGTACAACATTAGCTTATGCCTGAGGcgttcattcgggtcattggGTTGATTTCGGGTCAGGTTTTTCTAGTCGGTTTAAAATCAGGTTTTGTGTCTACATTTGTTTTTTACATACTAGTAAATCAATTTTTAAGTCGGGTCAAATTCAATTACATGGTCGGATcatcgggtctgttttgaatACCTCTTGCTTGACGCATTGAAATTGTTGTATTGTTGTTGTAATCATTAATTATGCTAAGGTTGTGAGGGTTTCTCTCTTTTCAGAGCCATGGCGGCGGTTTCACCCTCATTATCAATAAAAAGTAGTAGCTGCATTATTTCTAGCAGTAGTAGCAACGTACACTATTCGAAAAGTTTAACTTCAACATGTGCTGTGAAGATTGCTCCTAAGTTTCAGTCCTTGAGCCTGTCTTCTTCATTTATTTTCTCCCCGAAACAGATTTTCAAATTGAAATCAGCTAGCCCAAAGTCTATGCAATTAACCAAGTCAATGGGGGGTTTTGTCATAAAAATGATGAGTGTTGATGCGGGGGTTGGTGTCATGGGTACTAAATTAGGAATGATGAGCTATTTTGAGGAGGATGGCACTGTAGTTCCCGTCACCGTGATCGGATTTAAGGAGGGAAACATTGTGACCCAAGTGAAGACTGAGTCCACAGATGGGTATAACGCGGTCCAAGTAGGATATGAAAGGGTTAGGGATCGTAAGCTTACCAAACCTGAGCTTGGACACTTGAACAAGTCCGGTGTGATTCCGATGCGCCATCTTCAAGAGTTCCGTCTTGTTTCTGTTGATGGATTTAACCCCAGCCAAAAAATTGTGTTCGAGGATCTGTTCAAGGAGGGTGATTTGGTGGATATCTCTGGTACAACCATCGGAAAAGGGTTCCAAGGTTTCTTACTTATCCCCTATCTCTTTAGTAATTGTGACTTTATTAAGAATGCTtggtaatttgtatttattaatGATGATTGATGTGATGTGTTGGTCTGCCAAAGCATTTTTTGTTATTCCTTTACATTTCATCATTCGTTGAACTCAGTGAAGATATTCAGTATTTATTATGAAAGATAAGTTTACAAAAGTTAAATTTAGCCAATGTGTTTTTGTGTTTAGAAGCTAACTAATCCGTAGGTATCATAAGTCATGAGAACAAGAAAATTAATCTCTTCTTGAGTTATGATCAAAGTGACTTTTGGGGTCCATGTGTTTTACTAAGATGCATCCTCATTTACTGTATTCATACCCAAAAAAGAGGGAGTTAATGTACAAAAAGATAGATGTTGCCATATTGCTCACTCTGAAGTTTCAATACTAGTGCAAAGCATATTGTGTATCATAGCCCCCTTTGAATGATTCTTTTACACTATATTTGGATAGCAAATTAGTAGATAAGAGAAAAAAAGGGAAggagaagggaaaggaagggagggGTAAAGAGAAAGTGTGCACCTTATTTGTTTAGAAGTGAAATGaaggaaaaacaaaagaaaatgagtGTTTACCCTCCAAATCTTTCCACTTTAAgagataatgtatttttaacaaaatttctaTGTTTTCCCTTTAAACGCCTCCGCTCCAAATCCCTTTCCTCACTTTTGGTTACCCAAACAAGGAATCCTCTATCCTTCCAAATCCTTCCCCTTCTTTTCCTTCCATTTCTCTATCCAAACAAAGTGTTAGGAATGAGTTGTAGAATGAACCATGTCGTATGCCTTTGCTTAAAGAAAGAAAACACCAATAAAACACATATGGTAACTCAACTATAtacttttaacaaattattgCCATAGCATACTCCCCTATATCGCTTATTTACATGAACAGGAACAACATAAGCTGTACTCACAAAAAAACTAAATACAAATCAACTCGAAACCAGACCAAGTTTTGAACTTTCACTGAACATTGAAGGCACATCATCATGAAAAGCTTTTGACACTCGAAGAACTATGAATCCATTTCCTGTATGTGACAATAAGCTTTCCATATCCTGTGCTTGTCATGGTGTCCTTTTTCTGGTATCAATTTCTTCTTATATGTTTCTTCAACTTCTTATACAACATTCCATTCCATTACCCAATGCTATTGGGGGTTCGGAAGGATAGAAGAGTTTGTTTACAATTGACCCTTTGTAGCAAACATCATTCGCAACTTCACAAGCAAAaagtgcacataatttaatgagtCAATTTAATATAGTCCATTCTAAtccgaaaccaaagaactatatcTTTAGCCCATGTGTAGACGAGATTCAATCTCTGCACTTATCTGCAAGCTCTTATGCTGCCCTAATATGCTAAGAGTTTgaatttcatatattttatgGTGTAATTGGCAGGTGGTATTAAAAGACACAACTTTAAGAGAGGTCTTATGACTCATGGATCGAAAAGTCACAGGGCTCTGGGATCCATTGGAGCTGGAACAACTCCGGGAAATGTGTACAAAGGAAAGAAAATGCCTGGAAGAATGGGTGGAACCAAGACCAAAATCCGTAAGCTGAAGATCATGAAGATCGATAATGATCTGCGGGTAGTCATGATCAAAGGTGCTGTTCCGGGTAAGCCAGGAAACCTCTTGCGGATAGCACCGGCCAAGATTGTTGGGAAAAACATACCTAAGAATTAGATCATCTAGAATCTTTTTTGGTCTTTAGATCATTTACTGGTCTATACTAGTGAGACAGGGACATACTCCAGTTTTTCTATGTATATTGCTCATCTGTTGTATTCTGTATTATCATTTTATTGTAACGTTATCAAGTGGAAGTATTATGTTT
This genomic window contains:
- the LOC130809747 gene encoding 50S ribosomal protein L3, chloroplastic, whose translation is MAAVSPSLSIKSSSCIISSSSSNVHYSKSLTSTCAVKIAPKFQSLSLSSSFIFSPKQIFKLKSASPKSMQLTKSMGGFVIKMMSVDAGVGVMGTKLGMMSYFEEDGTVVPVTVIGFKEGNIVTQVKTESTDGYNAVQVGYERVRDRKLTKPELGHLNKSGVIPMRHLQEFRLVSVDGFNPSQKIVFEDLFKEGDLVDISGTTIGKGFQGGIKRHNFKRGLMTHGSKSHRALGSIGAGTTPGNVYKGKKMPGRMGGTKTKIRKLKIMKIDNDLRVVMIKGAVPGKPGNLLRIAPAKIVGKNIPKN